In Crassostrea angulata isolate pt1a10 chromosome 4, ASM2561291v2, whole genome shotgun sequence, one genomic interval encodes:
- the LOC128181278 gene encoding protein mono-ADP-ribosyltransferase PARP14-like isoform X4, with amino-acid sequence MEEREREEVHDKYVPRFLYSTLSSLCSQQNTMTFSNSNLYTSNESIDGSLVCDGESCLSRSESTAIATEETKDKSEKLEKLKEEDQDIYVPRFCIPPILTFSTDDAVDKDVEDATIESVNEAQACVDESFLSTSESPDSESIVMGDIEIEKSVASGKWTALCEKTCDTIRVRLNIPLTKDTLKSYFENTQKSGGGYIVSLTTIKGTESKVEDALITFAESKYATNCLQQDHMLYKMSLDVQKLDRRDPTLWEMNKALVTGLNTITTQETLVEFLEPPAGVELISLVRGEQENAAILVFAEKPDFAKMSNQCKETTLEGNTLFVQMVMKCQSIYVKGIDKSITCNLLENFFCNKRKSGGGDIEKVDYHPEDGYCIVYFENPSDARNVAAQEKFTIDKREVQAEMFYPCLGLSEKPTNREDMPCVSYESNVYVINFVQNCGPAFSQINEALQKKFVKIKWPKSKSDFIIKLQCTMTKDMKNSKEILISWKEEATVEMDRHMKRFVYKLHSILPEAWSLFLTRLKTLNIGDPIKVNVVLEQENHTAILTGYEENTEALTRTILDFIKTEESKIKNQKRIMKNVPLDFHKCQKIWETHFWKKLKSDFPDLVFQVKNIKKEVNLTGKPAKVNEALIKINEYLMITKSKSFNISKGRYEIFSMKEVKDRFIEEMKAKRNMAVWNVTDDKVYMTSSNLEMVDDALETFKKFIPEEKIKIRDIGKVLSMPDWQACVKKLKDSYDKKMFISYQNSEVCVTATIYIFETVYKQIEHELKIYSEKCRIDSKEVHLSLQQFRYMQMFGQNEISKIKKSCTPKKLEIKLNQSTCSIEITGNNEDVKKAYEKLMRSIHVGSCSITNSGAPVLLTSGIGRETAKRAGKEASCIRYDEEGVCHNREIRETESFKGQRRTSKCLPIKIAECKLQLCDKKLVVMQGDVTKLEVDVIVNAANGELDHCGGLALAVSKAGGKIIQEDSRTYCKSHGTVSHGEAVPAHPGELPCKMLIHAVGPRWRNGGHDEEHLLKKAISRCLELTDKYNYSSIAIPALSAGFYGYPAAQLVEVILRAIESYNKIISSSIKEIYFCDVNDTIVKEFVKALKTKYGLKVKEFYGYEYEEEKSRKSRPRSDIDNSEMKVISGNLAKMRVDVIVNSTNKSLNLNLGATSKSLLRAGGEFLQEECRMKYKHGVQPGEVAMTKGGNLHCRQVYHGAIKKWDHNKGDALSRFTGFVENCLRMADKNWMSSMAFPALGTGRLGYPPDLAAKTMLKCCRDFLRQKRSTSLKEIIFVVYHEDKETFEAFQSVMKSECVSRRTVASSFSHPQRQSTGRIPTRRD; translated from the exons ATGGAAGAAAGAGAACGCGAGGAAGTCCATGATAAGTACGTTCCAAGGTTTTTATATTCTACCCTCTCATCTCTGTGTAGTCAACAGAACACGATGACATTCTCcaattcaaatttatatacaAGCAATGAATCGATCGACGGATCCCTGGTCTGCGATGGAGAGTCGTGTTTATCAAGGTCTGAAAGCACAGCAATTGCAACAGAAGAAACCAAGG ATAAGAGTGAAAAATTAGAAAAACTAAAAGAGGAAGATCAAGACATATACGTTCCCAGGTTCTGTATTCCACCAATTCTAACTTTTTCCACCGATGATGCTGTAGACAAAGATGTGGAGGATGCAACAATTGAATCGGTCAATGAAGCACAAGCCTGTGTTGATGAGTCGTTTCTTTCAACGTCAGAGAGTCCTGACTCTGAATCAATAGTAATGGGCgatattgaaattgaaaaatctgTTGCGTCAG GTAAATGGACGGCATTATGTGAAAAAACATGTGACACCATTAGAGTACGGCTGAATATACCTTTGACTAAAGACACCTTGAAAAGCTACTTTGAGAACACACAGAAGTCAGGGGGAGGATATATTGTATCCCTAACAACTATCAAAGGAACAGAATCGAAAGTTGAAGACGCCCTTATAACATTTGCTGAGTCAAAat ATGCGACTAATTGCCTCCAACAAGatcatatgttatataaaatgtCCTTAGATGTTCAGAAATTAGACCGCCGGGATCCAACTCTCTGGGAAATGAACAAAGCTCTAGTGACAGGATTAAACACTATAACAACACAGGAAACGCTAGTGGAATTTCTGGAGCCTCCAGCTGGTGTGGAACTTATATCTCTGGTGAGAGGGGAACAAGAAAATGCAGCCATATTGGTGTTTGCCGAAAAACCAG ATTTCGCAAAAATGTCTAATCAATGCAAGGAAACAACACTTGAAGGCAATACCTTATTTGTACAGATGGTGATGAAATGTCAATCTATCTATGTCAAGGGAATTGACAAGAGCATTACCTGTAATCTACTAGAGAATTTTTTCTGTAACAAGAGGAAAAGTGGAGGTGGAGATATAGAGAAGGTGGATTACCATCCAGAAGATGgttattgtattgtttacttTGAAAATCCATCAG ATGCAAGGAATGTTGCAGCACAAGAAAAGTTTACAATTGATAAGAGAGAAGTACAAGCAGAGATGTTTTATCCCTGTCTAGGTTTGTCAGAAAAACCGACAAATCGGGAAGACATGCCATGTGTCTCATATGAAAGCAATGTATATGtcatcaattttgttcaaaactGTGGGCCGGCATTTAGCCAAATAAATGAAGCTTTACAAAAAAAGTTTGTCAAGATAAAATGGCCAAAATCAAAGTCAGATTTTATTATCAAGTTACAGTGTACAATGacaaaagatatgaaaaattCAAAGGAAATTCTAATAAGCTGGAAAGAAGAAGCGACGGTTGAGATGGATAGGCATATGAAAAGATTTGTATATAAATTGCATTCTATTTTACCTGAGGCATGGTCATTATTTCTGACTCGGctaaaaacattaaatatcgGTGATCCAATCAAAGTGAACGTCGTTTTGGAACAGGAAAACCACACAGCTATATTAACTGGCTATGAGGAAAATACTGAAGCCCTTACTCGGACAAttcttgattttatcaaaacagAGGAGtccaaaataaaaaaccaaaaaagaatAATGAAAAATGTACCCTTAGATTTTCATAAATGCCAGAAGATATGGGAAACTCATTTTTGGAAGAAATTAAAGAGTGATTTCCCAGATCTTGTTTTTCaagttaaaaacattaaaaaagagGTGAATTTGACTGGAAAGCCTGCAAAAGTCAACGAGGCTCTGATCAAGATTAATGAATATCTGATGATTACAAAGTCAAAGTCGTTTAACATTTCAAAAGGACGTTATGAAATTTTTTCCATGAAGGAAGTAAAAGATCGTTTTATTGAAGAAATGAAAGCTAAACGCAACATGGCAGTTTGGAATGTAACAGATGACAAAGTATATATGACATCTTCAAACTTAGAAATGGTTGATGATGCTTTAGAGACCTTTAAGAAATTTATTccagaagaaaaaattaaaatcagagaCATTGGCAAAGTTTTGAGTATGCCAGACTGGCAAGCTTGTGTTAAGAAACTGAAAGACagttatgataaaaaaatgtttatttcttatcaaaattctGAAGTTTGTGTCACCGCTACTATATATATTTTCGAGACTGTTTATAAGCAGATTGAACATGAACTGAAAATTTATTCCGAGAAATGCCGCATTGACAGCAAAGAAGTTCATTTATCTCTACAACAGTTTAGGTACATGCAAATGTTCGGccaaaatgaaatttcaaaaatcaaaaaatcatgtactccaaaaaaattagaaataaaactaaatCAATCAACTTGTTCAATAGAAATTACGGGCAATAATGAAGATGTTAAAAAAGCTTATGAAAAGTTGATGAGATCTATTCATGTAGGTAGTTGCAGCATAACCAATTCTGGAGCTCCTGTGTTATTAACTTCAGGAATAGGGCGAGAGACCGCAAAGAGAGCCGGAAAAGAAGCATCATGTATCCGTTATGATGAAGAAGGAGTGTGTCATAATAGAGAGATTAGGGAAACTGAATCATTTAAAGGCCAAAGAAGAACATCGAAATGTTTACCTATAAAAATTGCTGAATGCAAATTGCAGTTATGTGATAAGAAGTTGGTAGTTATGCAAGGAGATGTTACAAAATTGGAAGTTGACGTTATTGTGAATGCTGCAAATGGAGAATTAGATCATTGTGGAGGTTTAGCCTTGGCAGTATCTAAAGCAG GAGGAAAAATTATTCAAGAGGATAGTAGGACATACTGTAAGTCCCATGGCACTGTTTCACATGGTGAAGCAGTGCCTGCTCACCCAGGTGAACTCCCCTGTAAAATGCTGATCCATGCCGTGGGGCCAAGATGGCGTAATGGGGGTCACGACGAAGAACATTTGCTTAAAAAAGCTATATCTAGATGCTTGGAATTGAcagacaaatataattattcttCCATAGCTATCCCTGCATTAAGTGCTGGATTTTATGGATATCCTGCGGCACAATTAGTGGAGGTTATTTTGCGTGCTATTGAATCATACAACAAGATTATATCTTCgtcaataaaagaaatatacttTTGCGATGTCAATGATACTATTGTCAAGGAGTTTGTCAAAGCTCTTAAGACTAAATATGGACTGAAAGTCAAGGAATTCTATGGCTATGAAtatg AAGAAGAGAAGTCAAGAAAAAGCAGGCCTAGGTCGGATATTGACAACAGTGAGATGAAGGTTATCAGTGGCAATCTGGCAAAAATGAGG GTTGATGTGATTGTGAACTCCACGAACAAATCATTAAACCTCAATCTTGGTGCTACGTCCAAGAGTCTTCTAAGGGCAGGGGGTGAATTCCTGCAAGAAGAATGTAGAATGAAGTACAAACATGGCGTTCAACCAGGAGAAGTAGCCATGACCAAGGGAGGTAATCTACACTGTAGGCAAGTGTATCATGGAGCCATTAAGAAGTGGGATCACAACAAAGGAGATGCACTCAGT
- the LOC128181278 gene encoding protein mono-ADP-ribosyltransferase PARP14-like isoform X1, which yields MEEREREEVHDKYVPRFLYSTLSSLCSQQNTMTFSNSNLYTSNESIDGSLVCDGESCLSRSESTAIATEETKDKSEKLEKLKEEDQDIYVPRFCIPPILTFSTDDAVDKDVEDATIESVNEAQACVDESFLSTSESPDSESIVMGDIEIEKSVASGKWTALCEKTCDTIRVRLNIPLTKDTLKSYFENTQKSGGGYIVSLTTIKGTESKVEDALITFAESKYATNCLQQDHMLYKMSLDVQKLDRRDPTLWEMNKALVTGLNTITTQETLVEFLEPPAGVELISLVRGEQENAAILVFAEKPDFAKMSNQCKETTLEGNTLFVQMVMKCQSIYVKGIDKSITCNLLENFFCNKRKSGGGDIEKVDYHPEDGYCIVYFENPSDARNVAAQEKFTIDKREVQAEMFYPCLGLSEKPTNREDMPCVSYESNVYVINFVQNCGPAFSQINEALQKKFVKIKWPKSKSDFIIKLQCTMTKDMKNSKEILISWKEEATVEMDRHMKRFVYKLHSILPEAWSLFLTRLKTLNIGDPIKVNVVLEQENHTAILTGYEENTEALTRTILDFIKTEESKIKNQKRIMKNVPLDFHKCQKIWETHFWKKLKSDFPDLVFQVKNIKKEVNLTGKPAKVNEALIKINEYLMITKSKSFNISKGRYEIFSMKEVKDRFIEEMKAKRNMAVWNVTDDKVYMTSSNLEMVDDALETFKKFIPEEKIKIRDIGKVLSMPDWQACVKKLKDSYDKKMFISYQNSEVCVTATIYIFETVYKQIEHELKIYSEKCRIDSKEVHLSLQQFRYMQMFGQNEISKIKKSCTPKKLEIKLNQSTCSIEITGNNEDVKKAYEKLMRSIHVGSCSITNSGAPVLLTSGIGRETAKRAGKEASCIRYDEEGVCHNREIRETESFKGQRRTSKCLPIKIAECKLQLCDKKLVVMQGDVTKLEVDVIVNAANGELDHCGGLALAVSKAGGKIIQEDSRTYCKSHGTVSHGEAVPAHPGELPCKMLIHAVGPRWRNGGHDEEHLLKKAISRCLELTDKYNYSSIAIPALSAGFYGYPAAQLVEVILRAIESYNKIISSSIKEIYFCDVNDTIVKEFVKALKTKYGLKVKEFYGYEYVKQFSVQNTDSHLEEEKSRKSRPRSDIDNSEMKVISGNLAKMRVDVIVNSTNKSLNLNLGATSKSLLRAGGEFLQEECRMKYKHGVQPGEVAMTKGGNLHCRQVYHGAIKKWDHNKGDALSRFTGFVENCLRMADKNWMSSMAFPALGTGRLGYPPDLAAKTMLKCCRDFLRQKRSTSLKEIIFVVYHEDKETFEAFQSVMKSECVSRRTVASSFSHPQRQSTGRIPTRRD from the exons ATGGAAGAAAGAGAACGCGAGGAAGTCCATGATAAGTACGTTCCAAGGTTTTTATATTCTACCCTCTCATCTCTGTGTAGTCAACAGAACACGATGACATTCTCcaattcaaatttatatacaAGCAATGAATCGATCGACGGATCCCTGGTCTGCGATGGAGAGTCGTGTTTATCAAGGTCTGAAAGCACAGCAATTGCAACAGAAGAAACCAAGG ATAAGAGTGAAAAATTAGAAAAACTAAAAGAGGAAGATCAAGACATATACGTTCCCAGGTTCTGTATTCCACCAATTCTAACTTTTTCCACCGATGATGCTGTAGACAAAGATGTGGAGGATGCAACAATTGAATCGGTCAATGAAGCACAAGCCTGTGTTGATGAGTCGTTTCTTTCAACGTCAGAGAGTCCTGACTCTGAATCAATAGTAATGGGCgatattgaaattgaaaaatctgTTGCGTCAG GTAAATGGACGGCATTATGTGAAAAAACATGTGACACCATTAGAGTACGGCTGAATATACCTTTGACTAAAGACACCTTGAAAAGCTACTTTGAGAACACACAGAAGTCAGGGGGAGGATATATTGTATCCCTAACAACTATCAAAGGAACAGAATCGAAAGTTGAAGACGCCCTTATAACATTTGCTGAGTCAAAat ATGCGACTAATTGCCTCCAACAAGatcatatgttatataaaatgtCCTTAGATGTTCAGAAATTAGACCGCCGGGATCCAACTCTCTGGGAAATGAACAAAGCTCTAGTGACAGGATTAAACACTATAACAACACAGGAAACGCTAGTGGAATTTCTGGAGCCTCCAGCTGGTGTGGAACTTATATCTCTGGTGAGAGGGGAACAAGAAAATGCAGCCATATTGGTGTTTGCCGAAAAACCAG ATTTCGCAAAAATGTCTAATCAATGCAAGGAAACAACACTTGAAGGCAATACCTTATTTGTACAGATGGTGATGAAATGTCAATCTATCTATGTCAAGGGAATTGACAAGAGCATTACCTGTAATCTACTAGAGAATTTTTTCTGTAACAAGAGGAAAAGTGGAGGTGGAGATATAGAGAAGGTGGATTACCATCCAGAAGATGgttattgtattgtttacttTGAAAATCCATCAG ATGCAAGGAATGTTGCAGCACAAGAAAAGTTTACAATTGATAAGAGAGAAGTACAAGCAGAGATGTTTTATCCCTGTCTAGGTTTGTCAGAAAAACCGACAAATCGGGAAGACATGCCATGTGTCTCATATGAAAGCAATGTATATGtcatcaattttgttcaaaactGTGGGCCGGCATTTAGCCAAATAAATGAAGCTTTACAAAAAAAGTTTGTCAAGATAAAATGGCCAAAATCAAAGTCAGATTTTATTATCAAGTTACAGTGTACAATGacaaaagatatgaaaaattCAAAGGAAATTCTAATAAGCTGGAAAGAAGAAGCGACGGTTGAGATGGATAGGCATATGAAAAGATTTGTATATAAATTGCATTCTATTTTACCTGAGGCATGGTCATTATTTCTGACTCGGctaaaaacattaaatatcgGTGATCCAATCAAAGTGAACGTCGTTTTGGAACAGGAAAACCACACAGCTATATTAACTGGCTATGAGGAAAATACTGAAGCCCTTACTCGGACAAttcttgattttatcaaaacagAGGAGtccaaaataaaaaaccaaaaaagaatAATGAAAAATGTACCCTTAGATTTTCATAAATGCCAGAAGATATGGGAAACTCATTTTTGGAAGAAATTAAAGAGTGATTTCCCAGATCTTGTTTTTCaagttaaaaacattaaaaaagagGTGAATTTGACTGGAAAGCCTGCAAAAGTCAACGAGGCTCTGATCAAGATTAATGAATATCTGATGATTACAAAGTCAAAGTCGTTTAACATTTCAAAAGGACGTTATGAAATTTTTTCCATGAAGGAAGTAAAAGATCGTTTTATTGAAGAAATGAAAGCTAAACGCAACATGGCAGTTTGGAATGTAACAGATGACAAAGTATATATGACATCTTCAAACTTAGAAATGGTTGATGATGCTTTAGAGACCTTTAAGAAATTTATTccagaagaaaaaattaaaatcagagaCATTGGCAAAGTTTTGAGTATGCCAGACTGGCAAGCTTGTGTTAAGAAACTGAAAGACagttatgataaaaaaatgtttatttcttatcaaaattctGAAGTTTGTGTCACCGCTACTATATATATTTTCGAGACTGTTTATAAGCAGATTGAACATGAACTGAAAATTTATTCCGAGAAATGCCGCATTGACAGCAAAGAAGTTCATTTATCTCTACAACAGTTTAGGTACATGCAAATGTTCGGccaaaatgaaatttcaaaaatcaaaaaatcatgtactccaaaaaaattagaaataaaactaaatCAATCAACTTGTTCAATAGAAATTACGGGCAATAATGAAGATGTTAAAAAAGCTTATGAAAAGTTGATGAGATCTATTCATGTAGGTAGTTGCAGCATAACCAATTCTGGAGCTCCTGTGTTATTAACTTCAGGAATAGGGCGAGAGACCGCAAAGAGAGCCGGAAAAGAAGCATCATGTATCCGTTATGATGAAGAAGGAGTGTGTCATAATAGAGAGATTAGGGAAACTGAATCATTTAAAGGCCAAAGAAGAACATCGAAATGTTTACCTATAAAAATTGCTGAATGCAAATTGCAGTTATGTGATAAGAAGTTGGTAGTTATGCAAGGAGATGTTACAAAATTGGAAGTTGACGTTATTGTGAATGCTGCAAATGGAGAATTAGATCATTGTGGAGGTTTAGCCTTGGCAGTATCTAAAGCAG GAGGAAAAATTATTCAAGAGGATAGTAGGACATACTGTAAGTCCCATGGCACTGTTTCACATGGTGAAGCAGTGCCTGCTCACCCAGGTGAACTCCCCTGTAAAATGCTGATCCATGCCGTGGGGCCAAGATGGCGTAATGGGGGTCACGACGAAGAACATTTGCTTAAAAAAGCTATATCTAGATGCTTGGAATTGAcagacaaatataattattcttCCATAGCTATCCCTGCATTAAGTGCTGGATTTTATGGATATCCTGCGGCACAATTAGTGGAGGTTATTTTGCGTGCTATTGAATCATACAACAAGATTATATCTTCgtcaataaaagaaatatacttTTGCGATGTCAATGATACTATTGTCAAGGAGTTTGTCAAAGCTCTTAAGACTAAATATGGACTGAAAGTCAAGGAATTCTATGGCTATGAAtatg TTAAACAATTCTCAGTTCAAAACACAGACTCTCATTTAGAAGAAGAGAAGTCAAGAAAAAGCAGGCCTAGGTCGGATATTGACAACAGTGAGATGAAGGTTATCAGTGGCAATCTGGCAAAAATGAGG GTTGATGTGATTGTGAACTCCACGAACAAATCATTAAACCTCAATCTTGGTGCTACGTCCAAGAGTCTTCTAAGGGCAGGGGGTGAATTCCTGCAAGAAGAATGTAGAATGAAGTACAAACATGGCGTTCAACCAGGAGAAGTAGCCATGACCAAGGGAGGTAATCTACACTGTAGGCAAGTGTATCATGGAGCCATTAAGAAGTGGGATCACAACAAAGGAGATGCACTCAGT